The proteins below come from a single Gimesia alba genomic window:
- a CDS encoding M56 family metallopeptidase, producing MQTLLHFLIWNMLLVMVAAAVLWLLGATRILRERPALRHCLWFIVLLKFVTPPLVSVPILPVLQNEQTSHETLPAISQNEKQITDIEETFNATASEGVFEPLSNQRAIDWSRITSFAFIAAVCLSLLGTLVIWLQAVRQLFRLRRMLVDVSGGSTGTAELVNDVCATFKIRNVPSLVVVDAVCSPMLWVSIRRTMLILPRRFIEKSSEEQLRQILSHELAHLVRYDHLSSWLAFIVTSLFWWNPIAWFARREMLMAMEACCDALAMERSSGSRQSYAETLLAAVDYATHSSSVPTGLVAQFGETQSLKRRIEMIASSRVKSRLSGTSRLVVLSCGLVVLTLIPVQAQQDTPSQLKTPVTITVEENAQNTPVAEEGEKQEDAFPNTAEKKLPTIENARLISWSGNESSCRAYFFKTEKVAESFAKLIAAFKIATRIQVVISEDEPSLTDYGKKRMVMPPNHARQHELDSDNYVLLYGTRKEHARIEQLMRALGAE from the coding sequence ATGCAAACCCTGCTTCATTTTCTGATTTGGAACATGCTGCTGGTCATGGTAGCAGCTGCAGTTCTCTGGCTGCTGGGAGCGACGCGAATTTTGCGAGAACGCCCCGCACTCCGGCACTGTCTCTGGTTTATTGTGCTGCTGAAATTCGTGACGCCTCCACTGGTCTCTGTGCCGATTTTACCTGTGTTACAAAACGAGCAGACATCTCATGAGACGTTGCCCGCGATAAGTCAAAACGAAAAACAAATCACTGATATCGAAGAGACATTCAACGCGACCGCTTCTGAAGGTGTCTTCGAACCACTGTCAAACCAGCGTGCAATCGACTGGTCTCGCATTACGTCTTTTGCGTTCATCGCTGCCGTCTGTTTGAGTTTGTTGGGGACACTCGTTATCTGGTTACAGGCGGTACGGCAACTGTTCCGATTACGCAGAATGCTGGTCGATGTCTCGGGGGGCTCAACGGGAACAGCGGAATTGGTGAACGATGTTTGTGCAACGTTCAAAATCAGAAATGTTCCCAGTCTGGTTGTGGTTGATGCCGTCTGTTCGCCGATGCTCTGGGTTTCCATTCGTCGTACCATGCTTATTTTGCCGCGGCGTTTTATTGAGAAATCAAGTGAAGAGCAACTTCGTCAGATTCTTTCGCATGAACTCGCCCATCTGGTTCGCTATGACCATCTTTCCAGCTGGCTTGCCTTTATTGTGACGAGTCTGTTCTGGTGGAACCCCATTGCCTGGTTCGCCCGTCGGGAAATGCTGATGGCGATGGAAGCCTGTTGTGATGCACTGGCGATGGAACGATCGTCGGGTTCACGGCAGTCGTATGCAGAAACCTTACTGGCGGCTGTTGACTATGCTACTCACAGTTCCTCTGTGCCAACCGGGTTGGTAGCACAGTTTGGTGAAACACAGTCCCTTAAAAGGAGAATCGAAATGATTGCCAGTTCCCGTGTCAAATCCAGATTATCCGGTACGAGTCGTCTCGTCGTTTTGAGTTGTGGACTTGTTGTGCTCACGTTGATTCCAGTCCAGGCACAACAAGATACACCCTCACAATTAAAGACCCCGGTAACTATCACGGTCGAGGAGAATGCACAGAATACACCGGTAGCAGAAGAAGGTGAAAAACAGGAGGACGCGTTTCCTAACACCGCTGAAAAAAAACTGCCTACTATTGAGAACGCGAGACTGATCTCCTGGTCGGGCAACGAGTCATCCTGCAGAGCCTATTTCTTTAAGACAGAAAAGGTGGCCGAGTCGTTTGCCAAATTAATCGCTGCGTTCAAGATTGCCACTCGAATTCAGGTTGTGATTTCAGAGGATGAGCCAAGTCTGACCGATTACGGCAAGAAAAGAATGGTAATGCCCCCTAATCATGCGAGGCAGCATGAACTCGATTCGGACAATTATGTGCTGTTGTATGGCACACGAAAAGAGCACGCCCGTATCGAACAATTGATGCGTGCTTTAGGTGCTGAGTAG
- a CDS encoding BlaI/MecI/CopY family transcriptional regulator, with protein MAKKAKAPEVSDVTDAELSVLEILWEEPDGVAVREIVLKMYGRHEHSLHGGVKSFLDRLMEKGLVQVDKTGFAHRFSATISREAFVGRQLKKMADSHFGGSLAPMLLSLVNQVEFSDKNRAAIEKMIKNIKD; from the coding sequence ATGGCAAAGAAAGCAAAAGCTCCAGAGGTCAGCGATGTGACAGACGCGGAATTGTCTGTGCTGGAAATCCTGTGGGAGGAACCGGACGGGGTGGCGGTGCGTGAGATTGTGTTGAAGATGTATGGTCGGCACGAACATTCTCTGCACGGCGGTGTAAAAAGTTTCCTGGATCGACTGATGGAGAAAGGGTTGGTCCAGGTCGATAAGACGGGCTTTGCGCATCGTTTTTCGGCGACCATCAGCCGTGAGGCTTTTGTCGGTCGGCAATTAAAAAAGATGGCGGACAGTCATTTTGGCGGTTCACTGGCACCGATGCTGCTTTCATTAGTGAATCAGGTCGAATTCAGTGACAAGAATCGTGCGGCGATTGAGAAAATGATCAAAAATATCAAAGACTAG
- a CDS encoding BlaI/MecI/CopY family transcriptional regulator, which translates to MVKQPRDVTEAELNVLQVLWRKGPLTIRGITEFLEPQWVDAYYSTVKKLLERLETKGFVQRESSGIAFIYEATIARDDLVGRRLQDVAETLCEGSLTPLLTQLAQHHDLSKKQQKVLMDLIEDLAKQAKH; encoded by the coding sequence ATGGTGAAACAACCCCGTGATGTAACGGAAGCAGAATTGAATGTCCTGCAGGTGTTGTGGCGTAAAGGGCCGCTCACAATTCGCGGGATTACCGAATTTCTGGAGCCGCAGTGGGTCGACGCTTATTACTCGACCGTCAAAAAACTGTTGGAACGCCTGGAGACGAAAGGCTTCGTACAGCGTGAATCCTCTGGCATTGCTTTCATTTATGAAGCGACAATCGCACGCGACGATCTGGTCGGCCGCCGTCTGCAGGACGTTGCGGAAACCCTCTGCGAAGGTTCGTTGACACCGCTCCTGACACAACTGGCACAGCATCACGATCTAAGCAAAAAACAGCAGAAAGTCTTAATGGATCTGATTGAAGATCTGGCAAAGCAAGCGAAACACTAA
- a CDS encoding M56 family metallopeptidase: MNTLLNLMLSNALVAAILFAILMLLRRWIKNPAMLHLCLLLILVKLITPAYWQPEFTLFTSEFQKATVAERQIRPEEATESAEAEQTIPPVHPKTVPASDKMNDRLPGKQVPAQETLSQFLSSIPPYEETASKSAWQVEIFAEPLTGAELTTRVCTLIWLTGTTAWFLLAIWRIIRFQKYLRQALPASLELNETAKTLAQRIGLKSVPQIEMVSGNVSPLLWACFSRARIILPSRLLEQLNDAEIETLLLHELAHYRRRDHLVRLLELLTTGVYWWNPMLWWVRREIRIAEEACCDAWVVETLPEKRRSYAEVLVKAIGFVSHPQRVMGATGIGSQDVLEQRLKRIMCDSLNRNVSHWMKFVTVVIAIVLLPFAPMLGQSAPRTPTVVDKQTLPTVEEILAGYRANFKKLMPVEMTYRVLTQDNMNCINEDRRQLKGLEMILKLDRVELSNAIKQIREQILENDDYFRMITLDFVEKSRRLKENLTPEAIKTRLSESVAEHRYLWTDGKSFHYRWSTDAKNPEAELNRGPVWPAENLNTHYHSIKMISWSNKNQPPMRHWYGNGPDNRFTRAKIGNKLSDIYSFKTIAPLGLKEFKWNENYLSGLDYAMSRSTDHYQMIGRVEYQGRPVILIDGFFAPVNKETGLRNRIRAWIDPAQGYLPLRLESALVDDVNKVVRGLHHETEVLEVKKVADGYYPVRIKYQEYTFDSLGIEKQIKEIGVENLEDRPLPELPLVPGHVKIWEATEFTPRKAIEPATLTLEFPKGTIYENEIDGNKYHAGEPQPIPPSPEYAPKLQVGEIAPTLEVARWLDGKTRNLDDFRGKVVVLLFMDISAFSNIQDEMRPQLRMMMDWLKQIQQKYAAQGVVFIDIHPVGTTPDQINAYQNFRQSKSLAAIDSGTNLKVGTTLKKYSDPGEMNAFLIGRDGRIVMSTDSAVDHHFENYYYYAATKLKIPLEFQENLSEEEAMHQSMRILEFIVREQIDNALEGKKPSLLIPEK, translated from the coding sequence ATGAATACCTTGCTGAATCTCATGCTGAGCAACGCGCTCGTCGCAGCAATTTTGTTCGCAATACTGATGTTGCTGCGACGTTGGATCAAAAACCCGGCGATGCTGCACCTCTGCCTGCTGTTAATTCTCGTGAAACTCATTACTCCCGCCTACTGGCAGCCGGAATTTACGTTGTTTACATCTGAATTTCAAAAAGCAACTGTTGCTGAAAGACAGATCCGCCCGGAAGAAGCCACTGAGTCTGCAGAGGCAGAGCAGACGATCCCACCGGTTCATCCAAAGACAGTTCCGGCTTCAGATAAAATGAACGACAGGCTGCCCGGCAAGCAGGTTCCTGCTCAGGAAACACTTTCTCAATTTCTCTCCTCGATTCCCCCATATGAAGAGACAGCCTCGAAGTCAGCTTGGCAAGTCGAAATCTTTGCGGAACCTCTTACTGGAGCAGAATTAACGACTCGAGTATGCACGCTCATCTGGCTCACGGGAACAACGGCCTGGTTTCTGCTGGCGATCTGGCGAATTATCCGTTTTCAGAAGTATCTGCGTCAGGCATTACCGGCGTCATTAGAGCTGAATGAGACCGCTAAAACACTGGCACAACGGATCGGTTTGAAGTCGGTGCCGCAAATTGAAATGGTTTCGGGAAACGTTTCGCCACTGCTATGGGCTTGTTTCAGTCGGGCTCGGATTATTTTACCGAGCAGATTACTGGAGCAGTTGAACGATGCGGAGATAGAAACGCTGTTACTACACGAACTGGCACATTACCGCCGCAGAGATCATTTGGTGCGGCTGCTTGAATTACTGACAACCGGCGTTTACTGGTGGAACCCGATGCTGTGGTGGGTGCGACGTGAAATTCGAATCGCGGAAGAAGCGTGCTGTGATGCCTGGGTTGTGGAAACACTGCCTGAGAAGCGGCGGTCTTACGCCGAAGTCCTGGTCAAAGCAATTGGTTTTGTCTCACATCCGCAGCGCGTCATGGGAGCGACCGGCATCGGTTCACAAGACGTGTTGGAACAGCGGCTCAAACGTATCATGTGTGATTCATTGAATCGAAACGTCTCGCACTGGATGAAATTCGTCACCGTTGTCATAGCGATCGTTCTGCTACCGTTCGCACCAATGCTGGGTCAATCCGCGCCCCGGACACCGACCGTTGTAGACAAGCAGACGCTGCCGACAGTGGAAGAAATCCTGGCCGGTTATCGTGCGAATTTCAAAAAGCTGATGCCAGTCGAGATGACCTACCGCGTGCTGACACAAGATAATATGAATTGTATCAATGAGGACCGAAGGCAATTAAAGGGCCTCGAAATGATCCTGAAATTGGATCGAGTCGAATTAAGTAATGCAATCAAACAGATTAGAGAACAGATTCTGGAGAACGACGATTATTTTCGAATGATCACACTAGACTTCGTCGAGAAATCAAGACGGCTCAAAGAAAATCTGACGCCGGAAGCGATTAAAACACGTCTCAGCGAAAGCGTGGCTGAGCATCGTTATCTTTGGACGGATGGCAAGTCTTTTCACTACCGCTGGTCTACTGATGCGAAAAATCCGGAGGCTGAGCTGAATCGAGGCCCCGTCTGGCCCGCTGAGAACTTGAATACGCACTACCATTCGATCAAAATGATCTCCTGGTCAAATAAAAATCAACCACCGATGCGACACTGGTATGGTAATGGTCCTGACAATCGTTTCACACGCGCTAAAATCGGAAACAAGCTCAGTGATATTTATTCGTTCAAAACGATCGCGCCCCTGGGTCTCAAAGAATTTAAGTGGAACGAAAATTATCTTAGCGGTCTGGACTATGCGATGTCGAGATCTACCGATCACTATCAGATGATCGGTCGTGTTGAGTACCAAGGCCGGCCGGTGATCCTGATAGATGGATTCTTTGCTCCCGTGAATAAAGAAACCGGTCTGCGTAATCGGATACGGGCCTGGATCGATCCTGCACAAGGTTATCTTCCTTTACGCCTGGAATCGGCGCTGGTCGATGATGTGAACAAAGTCGTGAGAGGCTTGCATCATGAAACTGAAGTTCTGGAAGTGAAAAAAGTGGCTGACGGATATTATCCAGTGCGGATCAAATATCAGGAATACACGTTTGACAGCCTTGGGATTGAAAAGCAGATCAAGGAAATCGGCGTTGAAAATTTAGAGGATCGTCCACTTCCCGAACTGCCTCTGGTACCGGGACACGTGAAAATCTGGGAAGCCACCGAATTCACGCCACGTAAAGCCATCGAACCGGCTACGCTGACGCTGGAATTCCCGAAAGGCACGATTTACGAGAATGAGATTGATGGCAATAAATATCATGCCGGCGAGCCGCAACCAATTCCGCCTTCACCCGAATACGCGCCGAAATTGCAGGTGGGTGAAATCGCACCAACTCTCGAAGTGGCACGCTGGCTGGATGGCAAAACTAGAAATCTGGACGACTTTCGAGGAAAAGTCGTCGTACTGTTGTTTATGGACATCTCTGCTTTCTCAAATATCCAGGACGAAATGCGGCCTCAGCTGCGTATGATGATGGATTGGTTAAAACAGATCCAGCAGAAATATGCCGCACAAGGTGTGGTCTTCATCGACATTCACCCTGTAGGGACAACTCCGGATCAAATCAACGCGTATCAGAATTTCCGACAATCGAAATCATTAGCAGCCATCGACTCGGGGACGAATCTCAAAGTAGGAACGACCCTTAAAAAATACTCCGATCCTGGTGAGATGAATGCCTTCCTGATCGGTCGTGATGGCCGCATCGTCATGAGTACCGATTCTGCAGTCGATCATCACTTTGAGAATTACTATTATTACGCCGCCACAAAACTGAAGATTCCTTTAGAGTTCCAGGAAAACCTCTCTGAAGAAGAAGCCATGCACCAATCCATGCGCATTCTTGAGTTTATTGTGCGTGAGCAAATCGACAACGCACTGGAGGGAAAGAAACCATCTCTCCTGATTCCCGAAAAGTAA
- a CDS encoding NHL repeat-containing protein, translating into MKRVSQFLIVLICLLINASAFAERLVLVGASYQKNILAICDADGKVLWSYQTEGPEKGHAGHHDVQLLPNGNILFHDSWTGLKEITLGKKVDWTYDSATMNGNAGKRVDVHAFKRLPNGNTVIVESGVGRIIEVDQQGKLVHQFPLKKGGTQSTRLVRITPAGTFLVCSENPGVVTEYNRKGEIIWDYLTNTRVYGAIRLNNGNTLIASGSGNSVLEVTPDKKVVWEIKGKVPDTDVELKWTTCLQQLENGNLVIGNCHAGPNNPQILELDGDRNVVWEFDEFDLVGNGLACWEILDDEQSKLVRKWLKALTTRKL; encoded by the coding sequence ATGAAACGTGTCTCGCAATTTCTGATTGTTCTTATCTGTCTGTTGATCAACGCCTCCGCTTTTGCTGAGCGGCTGGTGCTGGTGGGGGCGTCTTACCAGAAAAATATTCTCGCCATCTGTGATGCGGACGGGAAAGTACTCTGGTCGTATCAGACGGAAGGGCCTGAGAAGGGACACGCCGGCCATCATGATGTGCAACTGCTGCCGAACGGCAATATTCTGTTTCATGACAGCTGGACCGGGCTGAAAGAGATCACGCTGGGTAAAAAAGTGGACTGGACCTACGACTCCGCGACCATGAACGGCAATGCGGGCAAACGGGTCGACGTGCATGCGTTCAAGCGGCTGCCCAACGGCAACACTGTGATCGTCGAAAGTGGCGTCGGGCGGATTATTGAAGTCGACCAGCAGGGCAAGCTCGTGCATCAGTTCCCGCTGAAAAAGGGGGGCACACAATCCACGCGGCTCGTACGGATTACGCCTGCCGGTACATTTCTGGTCTGTTCCGAAAATCCCGGTGTGGTGACCGAATACAATCGGAAGGGCGAAATCATCTGGGATTATTTGACGAATACTCGCGTGTATGGTGCGATTCGCCTCAACAACGGCAACACGCTTATCGCCTCAGGCAGTGGCAACAGTGTGCTCGAAGTCACCCCGGACAAAAAAGTCGTCTGGGAAATCAAAGGCAAAGTTCCTGACACCGACGTCGAACTCAAATGGACCACCTGCCTGCAGCAGTTGGAGAATGGCAATCTGGTGATCGGCAACTGTCACGCGGGGCCGAACAATCCACAGATACTGGAACTGGACGGCGACAGAAACGTCGTCTGGGAATTCGACGAATTCGATCTCGTCGGCAACGGTCTGGCCTGCTGGGAGATTCTGGATGATGAACAATCAAAGTTGGTGCGGAAGTGGCTGAAAGCACTCACGACAAGAAAGCTCTAA